Genomic DNA from Oryza sativa Japonica Group chromosome 5, ASM3414082v1:
GGTTATATGATTCTACCGTCTACTGAATCCAGCAGGCTACATGTCAAAGAAATAAAAGATACATGGATCCTTTAAAAAAACATCAACAGGTAGATTTGTAGCAATCTCCACCCACACAACACAATCTGAATGCGCATCTATGCAGTGATCTCGGATTTGGCATTCTTAGCATTTTCTTCATCTTTGGTTGATGCCGCTGCTGCTCTGTCCTGCTCTTTCTTCTGCGCCCTTAACAGTGCGCGTCTTGCCCGGGGACGCATCTCGCGCACTTGGCGTCGTGGCATCATAAAAGGTTCAAGAGGGCGATCATGGAATGGGTGCTCATTTCCAGAAAATATCCTCAGTTTACGATCCCTGTCCTGTGATCAGAACAGTACATGCTTAATAAGCAAAAACAGCATTATATGAAGCTTTAACAATTTGAAGACGAGAATTGTAGGAAAATATGGAtctttcgccacacaccagagAAGAAAAGACTTGATTTCTTAGACAAAATAGAGTTAAACTATATAACAAGAAACACCACGACAGATCAGTATACAACTTTCTTATGGAACACGAACAAAAaagagatgattggattttacGCCTTTATGGTATGTTGAACTTGCTATTCATTGTACACAGTTCTAGTGAAAATCCCCACCACATAGAAGAATTGTAAGATATAGAAGCAGATCAATTAGTTCAGCAAGACACTGCAGAAAAACCATATCCTAGAAGTTCACAGCCATCCTTATAGTTCACGAAAAGATACAGTCATACAAGTGTTTGCTAATATACGTGTATCTCATCAAACAATGAATAAAACGAAAAGTAGCATTATAACTTGCTCATCAACGAGAAGACATACCGTCTAGTGTGAAAACATAACTGATGTTGCTACAATTAAGACAAAGAAGCACCATTGTAAAGATGCGCACAGaaatcccttctttctataaaattaAGACCCAAAGCTGTCTCCTCAATTCGCCACGTTATCAACATTATATCAACCGTTAGATTAATATGTATATCACATATACACCATTGGATCCCCGGACCATTGAATAGCCCAGTCCCCTCCCCACTCACGTCATGCGTGCCTGGTCACCTTCTTCATTAGGTGATGCATGCAAAAGCGAAACCGACGCATGCTTTGAAGAGCCTGTGATCAGTTTGTCTTTGATATACGTTGGGAATCCTACATTCATTAGCAGCAACTCAGAGCTTCTCTAGCTATTTGATCCTCACCTCTCATCAATTGATGGTGCATCTGTTCGAGAGCTCCAAATAGCTAATTCGTCTTCTGAAAATCAGAGGATCGCTCCATGAGTTCTATCGCCTGTTGTCGTTATTCTTTCGCAAGCAGccaattcttttcttttcttttctcattcttctttGTTTATGTTGATGACAGGCAGCGCAGCTGGCTCAAGTGATTGATCTTCTTCTATCTACCTGGCTGCTTCTCTTCTCTAATGAGGAGGTTATGTTatctcctctattttttttatcttcaagTTGCAAATTTCATTTGCTTTTCCCTTATGAGAATTCagttcattatcttaaaaaacgAGAATTCAGTTGTTCATTCCCTATTAAGtaggtttttcttttcaaaagttTGGAGTCCGTAatattccccctttttttttacattttatccACCGTAATACCGTTAACTCATTTTAATATGGTACAATGATGTAATTGCATCAAATGATTTGGTCAAGTACAAAACAAAAGGGCCACGAATTGCCATTTGCAGTGATGCGCTGGAATTCAATTACCCCGATCCAAAACTTACTCACCTACTTATTGATCTCAGTTTTTTTAACTAAACTCCATCTGGTAAGTTTATATTGATATTGTTCTCCTTTACTTATATTTAGCTACGAATTGGTTTCTCCTTTCTTTCTAAAATTATCCACCAAACATAATATTTTTACTTTAGTTCactaaaaatgtaaaaaatataaaagcttTGTTAGGGGAAAAAACCAGCTGTCTGTTGGCCAATATAAGTGTACGGTGCTGTAGTACGAGGTATAACTGATCCATACACATATATTCCATAATATCCCGTAGCAACACACGGGGTATCATCTAGTAATTAGTATTGCTGTGTTACATTTAAGACAACTAAGCAGTGCATAGATAGCACCAAATAAATTTAGCATCATATTTCCAAGCAGAAACAAAGAGAAATGAAGTTTCACTTACATCACGCAATCTATTGCGAGGAAGCATGCGCATGACAGCTTTGCGAATTGCTTCAGTTGGGTCTTTTTCCATCTGGTCCTTGAGTCTTCTTTCCTTCAAATGGCCAATATACCTATTTGAAAAAACACATAAGACACAATTGTAAATAATAAAACCAAAAGGTATTCAACAGTATTAGCTAGAAACATACAAACCCTGTGTGCCAGTAGTAGATTTTATCGGTCATTTTTCTTCCTGTAACACTGATATCTTTTGCATTAAGCACAACGCACATGTCTCCATTTTCCACATGTGGTGCATAAGTTGGCTTATCCTTTCCCTGAAGCACAACAGCTATTTGGGATGCCAACCGTCCAAGGACCTATCGCACAAACAAAGTAGCTTGGTCAAAACATTTCCCATGAACATTAGCTTAACCATTGGAACCAGCAGAAGAATGGTAACCTGGCCCTTTGCGTCAAATACACGCCATCTCAATCCATCTAAATTGATTCTTCTCAAACCTGCAAGTGCTTTCTGCACAGTTCAAATGATAGAAGTGTCAGTGCTGGTGCTTCACATGTAGTAGACTAGTGCATTCACGTTCAAAAATTGTATTAATGCAATTCCAAACTAAGGGACCAAAATTATAGGCGTGTAGAAATGGATTTATATTGAAAAAAGTATATAAAGCTTCCTTCACTCAATGCAATATGAACACAGAGAACATGGTTTTATCcaataattatataaaaattgctTGCTGCATTAATGAAACAATCAGAGGAACTTGAATGTGCACTATTCCATCAGCATGTCACAGCAGATTATGTATGCCTAATACTTTTGGGGGGTATTATGAGGAATCATTGGCAGGATGAATGCACTAGCAGAATCACAATTCATAGCAAAGGCAAATCAAAATATATGCCTACTAATCTGGGCCTTATGGCCtttcctttaaaaaatatatatatatcatcaatACACGATCTTAATACATCAGCACACCTTTGTTTATTACAAAGTACAACTCTTGAATTTCACATGAAATTCACGAAGTTAGTTAACATCAAGGACTGCTGGGAATCACTCTATACTGAACCTAACTGGCTCTACCGTGAACATATGCCAGAAGCCAACAGCTCGTCCACTAAGCGCGGTATCCCACCGCTAGAACAGACCTCCCGCTGGCCATGCTATATCTAGGATCAATCACTCCTTTCGTTAGTATCCACTGCTAAAGGCAAAGCAGCACACATCTCGCTCTGGTACCTGACGGATTCAACCAGCTGCACTACGAACACTCTCAATTAGCAGACACCCAAACAGACCCCCGCCTCAGCGATCACTCACCTCCCCTGCGGCTACACCAACACCAACACCCACCTGTGAATGAGAGCTCATGTCCACGAGGAGAACCTGATGGGCGACGGCTTACCAGTCCCTAAAACATCACACATCCCTTCACACCATCCGGTGCTTCGCGGAGAGAGCACGCCAGCACAACCTCCTACGCCACCGGGCAACTGCGCTCACGTCGCCGCTGTCAATCCAGGTTACATTAGGTCTCAACGCCAGGCGAAACGTGAGAGGAAGACAAATGCGGTTCACTCTACGGAGACCTCGATACCATCTATCAGAGAGGAGTTAATTGACCTTGAGGTTGCCAGTGAAGGCCGGCGGCGCCATAGCCATGTCGATCCCCCGCGGTGGACTGGTGGCCGGAGATGAGAGGGgaagaggtggcggcggcggcaatggcgggggAAAGGAGCAATGCATCGTCCGAAGCAAACGAAGGCGTCGTGTGCGCTAGCCTCTTGCCTCTGCTCCTAGTGCTTAGTGGGCCCCTCAGGCCCATCTCATTATCTATGGGCCTGATTTCAGCCCAAGTTAGGCCTCCGTTAGATTGGGCTAGTTTCGTTTCTGACGACTCTAGAgaaatttgataatttaacaGTTTTTTTGGATATCAATTTACTTTAATTAGCACTTATAAGCATGATATGTGTTAATTTACTCTTTCTGGCCCATAGGTTCCACGTATCATGCTTATAACTGTTAATTAAAGTAAATTGAaaaatgttaaattatcatATTTCTCCAGAGTCGTCAGAAACAAAACTAGCCCAATAAAATCAGGCCCATAGATAATGAGATGGGCCTGAGGGGCCCACTAAGCACTAGGAGTGGAGGCAAGAGGCTCGCGCACACAACACCTTCGTCTACTTCAAACGATGCATCGCTCCTTTCCCCTGCCGTTAccgccgcctcttcccctcTCGTCTCTAGCCACCAGTCTACCGCCGCTGCTCGACATGGCTGTGGCTCCGCCGGCCTTCACTGGCAACCTCAAGGTCAGTTACCTACTCTCCAGTCGATGGCATCGAGGTCTCCGTAGAGCGAGTGGTGTCGTTCTCTCACATTTCGGTTGGCGCTGAAACCTAACGTAACCTAGATCCATGGCAGCGGCGTGGGCGTGGTGCCCCGTGGAATAGGAGCTTGTGCGTGTGTGCTCTCCGCAAAGCACCAGGAGGGGTGAGGGATGTGTGGTGTTTTGGGTTTCAGGGGAGCCATCACCCATGAGGTTCTCGTGGGCGTGAGCTTTTGTTCACAGGTGGTGTCCCAGTGTTGGTGTAGCAGCAGCCGGAGTGGGTGATCGCCGAGATGGGGTCTGTTTGGTTGTCTGTTGATTGAGAGTGTGCATATTGCAGCTGGTTGAAACCGTCAGATACCAGAGCGACATGCGTATTTGTCTTGCCTTTAGGCTCTAGCAGATGAAATGAGAGTCTAATCCTAGAGATAGTATGGCATGTAGGTGGTCATTTGTAGCATGGCGTGCAGGAGGTCATTTGTAGCGGGTGGGATACCACGGGCAGTGGACGAGCTGTTGGCTTTTCACAAACGTGTAGTACATCCGTTCACGGTAGAGCCAGTTAGGCCAGTTAAGTTCGGTATAGAGAGATTCACAGCAGTCCTTGATGTGGACTAACTTCATGAGTTGTGAAATTCTACAGTTGTAATACCTAATAAACAGTGGCGTGCTGATGGATTAAGATGGCGTATTGACGATGGAATACAATTATACAATAGTAGATGTATATGCCTTTGCTATGAATTGGGATTTTGCTAGTGTATTCATCCTGCCAATGATTCCTCATAATACCCCAAAAAATATAGGGCATACAAAATCTGTAGTGGCATGCTGATTGAATGGTCAAAACTTAAGTTATTCTGATTATTTCATTCAAGCTGCTTATCTGTGTTCATATTGCACTGAGCAAAGTATGCTGTATACATTTGTTTCCCCTTGAAAAGGAATGGAGTCTATAATTGAAATATCTAGATAGCTATCCAATATGAATCCTGTTCTACATCTAGCCTATTGTTTCTGTCTCTTAGTTTGGAATTACATTAATAAGATTTTTGAGCTTCAACCTACTAAATTTGAAGTACTGGTACTGATAGTGCTATTGTTTGAACTGAGCAAAAAGCACTTGCAGGCTAGCAAACATGTGAACTAGACTTAAATTTGAGAACTTCCTAAACGCATATCAAAACACTGAAATTTTATCAAGTAGTCAGTTAGGATAGCAAATGTATTGCAGCAACTAGACGACTGAACCATCTAAAATCCAATATCCAGAAACCTCAATCTCTCATGCGTAGGAGTATAACTGATAGAACTAGACAAGCATATGAGATTTGTACTGGTTGTAGCAACTAGATAGTGTTTGTGACAACTAGTGTACTACCAGTACTGGGATGTGGCAACCCACCTAAATGGATCTACTGAACAAAACAATCAAGATGGATGGCACGAACTACTGCAAAATGCTACATCAAAGAGAAGAGATGCTAGCAACCATCATAAATGGGAAGCACGATGACCGAAATGGCACAATACATCATCGTTCAAGCAGGAAATCTACATGACGCCATAGATCCCTACCGGATCGAAATGTATCCCAAGAACCCAGCATCATATCCATCACCACAAAGGCAAATAGCCTCGCAGCCGCACTACTAATCACCCACTGAGCTACCACCACATATAACCCCCACAAACCAAACCGCGAGGCAGCGAATCAAGAACGAAACAGCACAGCACGCAGCGACCGATGCGAGCACGGGCCGTAACGAGGTAGAGAGGATGGAGAGTGAGAGGATCTTACCATGTCGCTCGCCTGCTGTGGTTGCTccgctgcggtggcggcggcggcgacggtggaggagcGATGAGAGGAGAGAGGTGGGAGAGAAGAAAGGGTAGGGTTTATAGCGGCGGCGCATCGGGCGGACGGAAGGGCGCGAGAGGTGGATCGAACGGCTGAGATCGGCTCGAGGGGTTGCTCTCCGCGGCTTGATGGGCCTCAGtctgggggggaggggggggaaggaaaaagtacaccggaggtccctcaacttgtcatcgagttacaaaatcatccctaaacacaaaaccagaaatcagGCGTCACTTAACTAATCGAAACGGGACACAATATATCCTTCAGTGGTATTGACCCaattttatcctacgtggcactgagtcagcgtgggacccacatgtcgggatgccacgtcatcctctcccttcctcctctctcttctcttctcttctcttctcttctctaggcaaccggccggcggctggggaggaggagggcggcacCGCGACGGCGGCCGCAGTGGGGGaagctgccgccggcgacgccgtcgccggacGCGTCGAGGCGGTCCGTGGACAGCCGCACCGTGCCGGAACTCACCACGCTGCCGCCGATACGTGAGCGGTCGCTCCCGCATATACCACTGATATGAATCCGCCTGCTCCGCTCGCCGGTGTCCACGGGGAGATCGGAGCCTGCAAAGCAAGcaaccgccgccggcgacgacgacgacgttgacggcgacgaggagacgATGAGCTACCAGAAAGTGCCGCCTCCTCAGGATGGCTACTCTCCTCCAGGCaattcccccttccctcctcccccGGATCCATCCCTCGTCGTGTTCGTCTCGTCTGGTGCTCGCCAGACCGGGAAGATCAGACGGCCGCGGTAGGGTCTTTCTTGATCTCAACTTGTTCAGGATCCCCATTCTGTTCTGGGTTGATTTGGatgagaaaattgcatatctaccatcGTATAAAACTGGCTTCGCTAGAATACTATCACTCAAATGGGCTTCGCTGGAATACCATCTTCAACTGAGTGTAGTTTGATACTTTGCCATTTTCATCACTTTTAGTAAATGAAAAAGATTTTGCTCTCTTTTTAGATTTATTGTGCCCAAATTGCCCTcgggctttttttttcctcctctctcaaTTCAacctttttttcctcctctccaTGCTTGAGAGGTCGTCACCGGCGTGCCAAtcgccggcggaggcgaggcgtcGAGGTGAGGTCGTCGTCGGTCGGTGAGTCGGGGTGGGccggcggagctcgaggccgagATGACGCGAGCAACGGCGATGCGGGATGGCGGCCGATACGATGCCCCTGGGCCGATACGATGCGGGATGGCTGTGCCCGCCGTACCGCCTCTCCCACAACTGCGCGCGTGGGGACGTCGTGCTCGCCGTGTGCAGGCTAGGACTCGCGCGGCTCGAGGACTACCGCGTGCTCCTCGACGCCGGCGGGTCCGAGCCACTCGCGGGCGGCCACGAGcaccgcgggctcctccgcgccgccgtgtGGCTGCTCGACCGAGAGGGCACCGCGATCCGGCGGATGGTGGCAGAGGTCGGGCTGGCGGGGTGCAGGCTCGTGTTCGTCGGCCACTCGCTCGGCGCGTGGGTcggcgaggagaggcggcgcggcggctagctCGGCACCGGTCGGCGACACCGGCGTCGCCGCTTCACCTCTTCTGAAGCAAAACAAGTTGAACTAGGGGCATAACAGTCTACGAAAATGTGTAATCGCCGAAAAATAATTTTCAAATGCAAGAAACCATGAAAATGGCATTGCAGCGAATACCCATGGTTTGGGAGTGGTATTCCAGCGAAGCCCATTTGAGCGATGGTAGTCTAGCGAAGCCAATTTTATGCgatggtagatatgcaattttctcgatTTGGATGCGTGTCCGAAATCTGAATCTGTGACGGCGCAGCATCGGGTGTCGCCGGATTCCTGCACGATGATCTGATCGATTCTTAGGGTCGTTCTTCCGTGATTTTTCTGATCGATTCTTGGGTTGTTTGTTTCTGTGCATGAGCTACTGTCCCCGCTGCTGCTCCTGTTGTTGTCCCCGATGAGCTGCTGTCCTCAGCTGATGCTCCAATTGAATTTTCTCCTTCAAATTCAGAAGGGATTTAGATCCATCTCAAACATCAACACTGTATTGCCAAAGCTTCCTATTGGACAATAGTGAAAACGGAGAGCTCATTGAGATGTACCCTGACAGATGTGGAAGCTCAGAACAATCTCCAGATGTACCAGAAGCTTTAACTTGTCTAACGGCCAACAGTGATGAGATTCAGTACCGGGCTGCTCCTGCTCACGATGTGGAAGCTCGGAACAATCTCCCCGCTGTTGCTCCAGCTCGCGATGCAGTACCGGGCGGCGGTCGGGTCTCTCGTCGCTACTCATGGCGCCTCTGGTAGGGgagaccagcggcggcggcggctggtacGACCAGCGGCGGGACGACGATCAGGTCGATGAAAGCCTTTTTGAGATGGTAGATACACTATATAATCTGAATCAATATTGGTATATAACCCTATCAGCTGTTTTCTGGCAACGAATGCTAGCCGATGAGGCCATATGGCAATGTTGGTCTagattatatagtatatatgataactagacgatttacataaacaagattagagtatcataaagatggaagcactaatcctgagaacaCAAACTGCCACGACAAGTGTTACCTTCTGCTGGAGATCgaagccgatgcagcccaactcgaaagcaagaactcgtcgaaatagaaaagagtaaaaggtggcgatgcgccgaatttgTTATTGAACTGATTGTTATTGATTTACACGACCCCGGGTCCTTTTTATACCCAGAATTACATAAGatgtccttgtcggacacgactccTATCTAAtaaggaaactaacaaaatatcctaattaatagatataattgccTTTTCCAGAATTAATCCGCacgtggcaatcctcatgaagcacacCAACCGAATCCGACAATGATCCAACCTTCTCTCTATCGGAATCGGTTACATCGGCTATCCTACTCCGATTCTGTCTCAGCCGATGTACACCATAGCCGATTCGGTTGTCAGCCGATTTGTACTCTGTTTATGTAACCGCCAGCTTCCTCCAAATCCACTGTAGTTCTATCTTCAGATCCAACACttgatttaccaaatttgatcGTTAACACATGCCACCCAAGTCCGCGATATTTGAAATGTTGCGGATTTGCTCAATTCTTCTCCGAATCGATCTAGGGTTTCGTTTCCGTTTTGACCGTTACTGCCCATCTTTTTAAATAGTAACCACCACTTGAAAATCTCCACGCCgttacttccgttttcaccgctttAGCCATAGCTGTTGTCGATCTTTCCGGTGACCCCCTCAAGCTCTCCGGCGACCACGCAAGCGATCTCCAATTCCAGCGGCGATCCCATCCTCAGCGATGTCAACCCCTATTGCTCCTTCAAGTGATCTGACCACCGAGTTCTCCGAGGTAACCCCATCGGTTCAATCCCATCTTTTAATACACATCGACTTCCCTTTTGTAATCTAtttcttctttctcctctttttctctGTAGCATCTGTTGAATCAAATTGCAGTTCCAAGCTTAGTGCATCCCAACCGATACTTTTTAGGCCCAATCGGCAATAAGGATCCCACTGAGTTCGTAAATGCCGAAACAAACATGATTCCTTTTAGGCTAACCAACCCTAGCCTTAGCCACCGGAATAGTACTTTCAAATCCTGGCCATCGGCTGTAAAGACCTGGTCTGAATGGTACAAAAGGGTATCGGCTAGTAAGCAAACACATTGGGAGGAACTAGGAATTGCCCAGTGCTTAGCCCTGACACTAGCCGATTTAGCCAAGGACGAGCCAATGCTATCGGCTGCTAGTTACTTCTGGTCCAACACCCTGAATGCCTTCCTATTTAACCAAGGACCAATGACTCCAACTCTTTTGGACATTATCATGATAACTGGCCTGGACATCAACTCATCGGCTAACCCCATCAATTTGAACAGTAAGAACCAGTTCACTTTCAAAACCAGAAGTATTGGAGGATGGAATGGATTTATTTCCTTAAACATGGGATCTGGCCCTGTCACCCCCAAGGAACACACAGCTTTTCCCCCTGATGTGGTTGGAAAAGTTTCTATTTTGTGGTCCAAGCTGTGGCCCAACCACCAACTGGCAACATATAGCCAAAGCCCTAGTTAGCAAAAGATAATTTCCATTGGGCAAATATCTCCTAGGCTATTTGTATCAGACTCTGAGCACTGCATCGGCCAAGCTTGCCACAAATTCAATAATTGGCACAGGTGGTCCTTGGTGGTTACTACAAATATGGCTAAATCTGTACACCATTAAAGTAGCAAAAAGACCTGCTCTGTCTGAAGCGATTTCCCATCTCTTGAGTCATCCAAAGATGATGAGGAAAATGAAATTACCACCAGAAAATGTATGTCCTTTGGAGAGGTAGCATCTACTTATCCTGGTTCAGAACCATCAGTTGAACCCTTCATAACCTAGTTTGGCAACTTCTATGATGGATTCCCAAGAGATTgctgtggatattatgggtaccccatacccatacgacATGGTTATctgactagttataggggataacttatatttatgtaatatgtaacagatcatgacttgggtgttacgtttccttgtatattacggaacggcctaaagtcctggtttgataatattgtaaagtagatttaggaaaccgataccgtattggttaaggtttctatcttgtaatcctgccccccatcctatataaggtgggcaggaggccctctagggggcagatgagacaactagatcgtcagatctatactacacccggtggattcaaatccccaaacaggagtagggtattacctctcattgagagggcctgaacctgtctaaatcctttgtctctgcatccatccacttttaggtctcgtacgctacccccttttattattgccgaattcatgtttcgacagttggcgcgccaggtaggggttgcgtcgagtttcctatcaacgagtGCGACGGAATCAacttcatgagtcgccgacttcgttttcgctttgggagttttcgCTTCCTCGTCGCCGACAACTTCAACAAGTTCTCTCTGGCTcagatccaaatcagtcagggggaaactcaatctgatttttatcattatttatcatattgatttttaatctcaaattaatctcttgctattttctgttgttgttcgcatataattacgtggcactattgaggcgattgatgctggtcatggactcgaggcgtctcagctttccggtcgatcggccgcgagtccactctgccggcttgtctttgccaccgccattgctgataacaacaacgacttcaccgctggcctgcctccgtcgccgccgattggtgcctccgcctacacggctggcctattatgccgccgctgttgggcgtctacgacttcaccgccggcctgcctccgtcgccgccgactggtgtcctcgcctatacggttggttggtcacaccaccgttcatgggcgtccacgtcttcaccgccggcctgcctccgtcgccgccgagtggtgcctccgcctacacggctggcctattatgccgccgctgttgggtgtctatgacttcaccgccggcctgcctccgtcgccgccgattggtgcctccgcctacacggctggcctgttatgccgccgctgttgggcgtctacgacttcaccgccggcctgcctccgtcgccgccgactggtgtcctcgcctatacggttggttggtcacaccaccgttcatgggcgtccacgtcttcaccgccggcctgcctccgtcgctgccgactggtgtcctcgcctatatggt
This window encodes:
- the LOC4338199 gene encoding uncharacterized protein, whose amino-acid sequence is MKALAGLRRINLDGLRWRVFDAKGQVLGRLASQIAVVLQGKDKPTYAPHVENGDMCVVLNAKDISVTGRKMTDKIYYWHTGYIGHLKERRLKDQMEKDPTEAIRKAVMRMLPRNRLRDDRDRKLRIFSGNEHPFHDRPLEPFMMPRRQVREMRPRARRALLRAQKKEQDRAAAASTKDEENAKNAKSEITA